The Pseudalkalibacillus hwajinpoensis DNA window TAGTAAACCAAATTGAATTCATAAACTCTTCTTCAAGAAAAAGATTAATATAGTGTTCAAACCCTATAAATTTTGTAGCCGTTAGTCCGTTCCAGTCTGTAAAGGAGAAAACGAATCCGTATATAAACGGAATGACGACAACAATTCCAAGAGCTACAATAACAGGTGAAAGAAATATCCAAAACCATTTATTTTGATTGTTCATTGAAACCCTCCTTGTTCACAATATGCCATTTATTTTGTAACTTTTAAAATGCATTAAATAAAAGTGAAACTAACCACCCAATCACCCTGGATTGTTAGCAATATTATTGATACAGGGTTATGTTATTTTCGTAACTCTTCCCATTTCTGCTTTGAATCTTCTTCTAATTGTTCCCATGTCATTTTATCGCTAAGATACTTCTGTACATTGCCACCAACATAATCTCCCCACACTCCAGGGTATCCAAGGAAAACCCAACCGGTGGTATCGCCATTAGAAGAATATTGGTAAATCTCTTTTGAAATAGGGTCTGCAATTTTCTCCGTGTCAAAGCCTTCATAAGCAGGGATAAATTTAAAGTCTTTCAAAACGGCTTCCTTACCGACTTCGGAAGTATACATCCAATCTATAAAGTCTTTAGATGCCTCAATCACTTCTTCATCACTATTGTTGTTGACAGCCCAATAGTTAGGAATTCCTACTGGAAGCTTTCCTTCAGACCCTTCAACTGGAATTGGCATGATACCAATATTTTTTTCTGCAAACGCCTTATCCATTTGTTCTACAGAAGGGTAAATCCAATTTCCTTGCTGAATGATTGCTACTTTCTGAAGAGAGAAGTATTCCTCTACTTGTTGAGAATAATCAAGACTTAAAACGGGTTGAACTGAATACTCCGTTTGCAAATCTATCATTCTTTGAAACTCTTTTCCTTTTTCGAATGCAACTGTTTCAGCGGTAAAAGCCTTCAACACCTGCTGATTGAATTCTGGAGCAAGAAATACATTGGATAGATGGTTACCAGGTACCCATTTTTCTTTACCCGGGAATGCAAATACCGCTTCAAGCCCTAATTGCTCTTTTTGACTATCCAGTTCATTAACCGCTTTCTCAAGATCTTCATAAGTTAGAATCTCTTCAGGTTTAATTCCTGCCTCTTCAAAAACCTTTTTGTTATAAATAAAACCGTATCCTTCCTGGTTAAAAGGAAGGCCATGGACTTCACCATTTTTAGTAACAGGGTCAAGACTGCCTTCTAAAGCTAGTTCAGCGGCTTTCGTATCAGATAAATCACTTAAGTATTGTTCATAATTAGCGGCTTCCGTTGGTCCAGCAATACTAAAGATTTCTGGTTCATCTCCTGAAGCAAATTTTGTTTTGAGTGAGCCTGCATAATCAGATCCTCCGCCTACAGCAGAGATCTTTATATCTACATTTGGATTTTCTTTTTCATATTCTTCTGCCAGATCCTCAAACTGATCTTTGAACTCTACTTTGCCCTGGAAAACTTCAATAGTTAATTGATCTCCTTCTGAAGAACTTGATTCGCCGGATGAAAATGAGCAACCACTTAATAATGCACTCGAAACTAGTAAAGATGAAATAAGCTTTTTCCCTTTCAAATTCAACACTCCTTAACTATATGATATCGGTTTCACAAAAACACAAAAAAATTTATAGTGACTTGGTGACAAGAATAACAACTTAAACGGTCTTATGGGACTAATTAATCGAAAAAAATATTTATGGTATCGGTTTCATAAACACTCAAAAAAAATTAATCAAAGACCTTTCAATCACCCCTTTTCTTATTAATTTGTATTATAAGGTAATGTGGTATCGGTTTCAATGAATTTTAGAAAAATTTTAAATAATTTTGATTATGTGGACTTTCTCGTAATTAATTCTACAGGCAATTTGATGTTTTCAGGCATGGTGTTGTTTTTTTGCATCATTAAAGCCAACCCCTCTACTGCCTTCTCTCCGAGTAAGGAAATTGGTTGCTTGATCGTTGTCAATTTTGGATGGAGCATTTCAGCTAATGGTTGATCATCGAAACCTATTACCGCTATGCCATTAGGTATAGGAACTCCTTGATCATTTGCTTCAATCATTACTCCTGCAGCTACCTCATCACTGCCAGTAAATATGGCTGTAGGGCAATTATCCATTGTTAAAATTTGTTTTAAAACAGATTTCCCATCCTCAATTGAATGCTGATCAATAAAGATCCAGTTTGGGTTTAGAGAGATACCAGCCTCATTTAAGGCCTTTTGATAGCCCTGATTGCGATCCTTGTCTTTTCCGTCTTCAGCAAATAAGCCACCTGTACAGTAGGCGATTTTAGTATGTCCCTTTTCAATTAGATGCTTTATGCCAATATAGGCTCCTTGAGACTGGTCAACTCTTATAGATGGCACATCTGTATTATTTAAATATTCGTTACAGAATAAAATCGGCCCATACTGAGTATACGAATGAATGATTTCTGCATCATTTTCAATAGATGTCATGATTACACCGTCAATTTGTCTTGTTTTCAATAAATTTAAGAAGGATAATTCTTTCTCCTTATTTTCGTTGCTTTGAAAAATTAAAACCTGAAAATTATTTTGATAAGCTGTTTGTTCGATTGAATTAACTAAGTAAGAAAAGAAAGGATTAATAATCCTTGGAACAATAACTCCGATTGTACTTTTAAGATGACCTCGTAACCTTCTTGCAGCAGGATTTGGGTAATAACCTAGTTCGTCCATTGCCTTTTGTACAAGTTCTCTTTTTTCTTTTGATATGTAAGGATGATTATTTATTACACGTGAAACAGTCGATTTTGATAAACCGGATCGCTTTGCTACATCTGAAATAGTTACCAACTTTGCTCACTCCACAACTTGAAATCTGAAATCAGTTTCATATTATTTTATCAAGAAATGATAAGAACTACCAGACCTTTATTGGTAGTAAAGCATAAACGAATGGGCTTCATTATAGAAATCCCATTCGCTTTTTTAGCAACTTGACTTGTTACTAGTATTTGGATGATTTAAAACTTCGACACATGCTCCTATTAAATCATCAGCAATCAAGGAGGCATTCACGTTATACCTTTTGAGAATAAAATAGTGAATAATTGAGAATTAAAATCCTTATTTAATCACTATATCAAATGATTTATAGAACTTATTGATAAATAGGACACTGAAACATATGAATAAAACCCAGTCAAAATCCAGTCACTAGAAAGCCTTTTAACCAATGCTATGTACTAATTTCGTTAAATCACTTTTTCGGCATCCACCTTTGAAAATGATCAATATTCGACCTACTAGTTATATACCATAAATGGAATATAGTGTTTGGAACACTTCCAAAAAATCAAATTCTTTTTACAACTAAAATACCCTATGAACAGTTTGAGTTTTTTGATTCATCCATATGGACTGTATCAAATTTATAGATTACCTCATAATACTCATTGTTTGTTTTCACCAAAGTTAAACTTGCTGATGGTATAGCTGAAGTAGACCATAGTTTTTGAAGTGTATTTTTTTCAAAGTAATCTATCAATAGTTTAAGTGCAATTGAATGCGTTACTACAAGAACATTTTCATTTCGATTTTTATTAACTATACTTCTTACCGTTTTCACCATTCTATCTTGGACTTTAACAAATGACTCAATGTTATCGCTTGAAAAAAGATGTGGTGTTTCCCAAAAAGATAACCATTCTTCAGGACTTTCCTTTTCGTTTTCTTCCAAAGTCTTACCTTCCCAAATTCCAAAAGAAATCTCTCTAAGACTATTGAAGCTAAATACTTCAAGAGGTCTTTCCCCTTTAATTATTTCAGCAGTGTGAACTGCCCTGTTACTCGTGCTGGAATATATAGCATCTAATGGAACATCCAATAGTCTTTTCGACAATTGCTTCGCTTGATTTATTCCTCTATCGGTTAGGGGAGAGTCTTTCCACCCTTGCATAAGATTCTTAGTGTTCCACAAAGTTTCTCCGTGTCGTGTAAGATATAATTTCGTACTCATTTCTTCCCCCTATTTCTCTTCTCTACTTTATTAATACTATAACCTCATTAATACTATAACTTCTTATTCCATTTTATCTGTCTTAAAGCTACATAGAGCGCTTACTTTTTATTAAGCAAACGCTCCTCTTTAATTGAATACTTGAAACTGAGACTTATTGATCTACATCCCTTTTCTCGCTCAATAATCTTTCTTTATTAGGTTTGTCATCATCCAATAAAAAACCAGCCCAATTTAGTCCAAGGTTATCGGTATTTTCTTGCCAGTATAGAAGGCGAGTATAGTAATAATATATCTTTTCGATTACTGGTTCTCGAAAGTCATCTTTACCGTATTTATTGACTATTGCCGTCAGTTCATAAATGGGCAATCCTAAAGCGTGTGTTTCCACATGTATAGTAGCCCCAGCATGACCAATTGCTTGGCATAAAGTGCCGTATTCAATGTCGTCAATTTCTTTTGCTACGGCATGCGATTCTAAGATAGCCCTCTTTGCTATGGGCATTTTGATTTTTCCCCTTGCCCAATCCTCACAAAGCTCTAGACAAGCTCTTGGTCGCCGTTCATCCGGATATTTTGCTTCAAATTTATCTAAAGGTAATTTTGCGCAATCTAACGCCCACATGACGAGAGTTCTATGATTTTGTAGTTGAATAAGTTCTTTCAATTCTTGCAAACAAATGCTATCACGAGAAAACAACAATTTATTTTTTTTCTTCATTTTAATTTCTACATCCGAAAACATATGATCTCCCCCCTTATCCCCTGATCAAACACCGATTGTATTTTACAATTTTTCAAACCAGTAAACATCATTATTATTACTAAAGTATAGCTCCGATATAACAGAAGACTCGACATCGAGATGTTTCTTTAATGTAGAATAAATTGTTCAAGACTGTTTATTGATTATGGAAACCGAGCTACAATTTTTTCGAAATAAAAAACACCTCAGCAAAATCATTAGTTATTTGCTTGTAAGGGTCTACTTTCAAATCACTTTTCATTTTCTCTAAACCATCTTTATAATCAGCATCGTTTATTAAAGTCAGTACAGAGATGTCTCTGTTTTCAGCGTGATGGACGTAATCAGCTACAGCTATTTGTTCCATTCGATACTCCATCCTTAGTTTAACTTCAAAATCCCTCTTAATAAGTTCTTGGTATATCAATTCCTTATTCCAAAACCTCTTTAAGTCTTCTTCATGATCAGAAGGAAAGTAATGATAAACCCACCATTTTGGAAAATTCCATTGATTCTTAATTCGTTTTCCTGTATTGTAAAACGCAAGCGAAATAATAAACATCTAATTTTCAAAATGAATTCTTTATTTGATTCATGATTTAAGCATACGTCTCATGTTAAGTGTGCAACTGTTTTTTCAAAAACCACATAATAGTAAAACTTATCCAGAGAGGTGTAGGGACTGGCCCTTTGATACCTCAGCAACCAGCCATTGGCACGGTGCTAAATCCAGAAGGTAGTAGTTATACCTTGAAGATAAGGAGACTCTTTATACATAAAGGACCCCCTTATCCAAGGAGGTCCTTTATTTTTTTCGAAGAAGATGATCACCATGTCACCCAACAGGATTGAAACGATTTTAGCCCGTACCAGACAGAAAGTCAGCGTCTCCCTGTTGAAGGGCATTCGCTTTCTAATAATAAACTACTATTACACATGGAAAGGTTGTTGAATGAAATGAAACGATCATTAGAACAAAGATTACAGGATGGACCCGTTATTTGTGGAGAAGGCTACTTATTTGAGCTAGAGCGCCGCGGCTATTTACAGGCCGGATCCTTTGTACCTGAAGTAGCCCTGGATAACCCCCAGGCACTAAAACAGACGTATCGTGACTATATGCTCGCAGGCTCCGACGTCGTCTTAGCCTTTACCTATAACGGCCACCGCGAAAAAATGAGAATCATCGGCAAAGAGGATTTATTAGAGCCGCTTAACCGCCAGGCCATCCGTCTAGCCAAAGAGGTTGCTCAGGAGCACCCTGAGGAAGAAGCACTCGTAGCCGGGAACATTTCCAACACGAACCTGTTCAACCCGGATGATCCTGAAGCTGTTGAAAAAACAAGAAGCATGTTTGCGGAGATGATCGGCTGGTGTAAGGAAGAAGGCGTAGACTTTGTGAACGGCGAAACCTTCTATTACTATGAAGAAGCGCTGATTGCTCTCGAAGAAATCCAAAAACAAAATCTCCCTGCCGTGATCACATTCGGTCTGATGGGCGAAAACATTCTGCGAGATGGCTACGAAGTAGAAGAAGCCTGCCGCTTATTAAAAGAAAAAGGCGCTCTTGTTGTGGGGATGAACTGCTTCCGCGGACCAGCAACGATGCAGCCGTATGTAGAGAAAATCCGTAATACGGTGGACGGTTATGTAGGTGCCCTTCCCATTCCTTACCGCACGACGGAAGAACACCCTACCTTCTTCAACCTGCCGGACGGTAGCTGTGCTTGTACACTTCCAACGGAAACAACGTTCCCAACGTCCCTGGATCCGCTCTACACGAACCGGTATGAGCTTGCTGAGTGGGCCAAAGAAGCGCACAGTATTGGTGTGAACTACCTGGGACTCTGCTGTGGAGCTTCTCCGGCTATGCTTCGTGAAGTGGCAGAAACCGTCGGCCGTACAGCTGAAAACTCCACGTATTCCCCGGATATGGAGAAACATTTCCTGTTCGGCAGTGACGACACGCTGCAGGATCACATTACATCTTATAAGACGAAAGCATAAGTAAAAACGCCTGTCCCAAAATACGGACAGGCGTTTTTCAAAGCTTCATTCTTTTTTTGCATGGGGACGGTTCCGAATCTTCTTATTCAAGATTCGCCCCCATTAGTTGAAGACTCGAAATCAAGATATGAGTATAATATTTCGGATTTCACAAATTATGACTTTGTGTTGTTAGTTGTATTAAAAAAGCTCACAAATTGTGGAAGAAGGTATTTATTGAATTAAGAGTATTTAGATTCCCATTCACAAATCATAGTTAATTGATTATCTTTTAACTCAGCATAAATAATCCCGTCCATTTTTTCCATCAAGCTTTTAGCAATTGATAAACCTAGCCCAGTACCACTTCCAGTCCTTGTCTGATCCGCCTTATAAAAGCGATCAAACATTAGGTTTACTTCTTGTTTACTAAGTTGATGAACAGAGTTGGAAATTTTAAGTTGAACAACTGAATTAATTCTTCTTAGGTGGATGGTAACATCTCCAGTTGAGTACCTAATTGTATTTATAACTAGATTTTCTACCACTCTTTTAACTGCAGATGGGTCGACCATTATCATAATATCATTGTCTGGGATATGAATTTCAGGCTCTATATTTCTTCTATTAAACTCCTCATAAAATCCAAATAGTGCCTCTATAATCAAAGAGTTGAACTTAACTATCTCCATTTTCAAAGGATAATCTGCTTGTTCGATAATCGATAGCTCGAAAAAATCCTCAAGTAGTATTTTTAACCTTCCTGCACTATTTTTTATCGTTTCTATGTATTCCTTTTTCATTTCAGGACTGATTTCATCCGATTCTAGAAACTGTATACCCTAGGATCGATGTCATAGGCGTTCGAATATCATGAGAAATATGGGATATGGCCTGTTTCAACTCATTTTCTGTGGAACGCTTGACTGCCTCTGCTTGTTTCTTCAGATCAATCAGGTTATTCATTTCCTTTGCCAGTTCCTCAAAATTAGGATCATGATAGATGATATCGATCTTCATTGCTGTTTTATTTTGGTTGAAATTCTGAAGCTACCGAGTTGTATTTTTTATTTCTTTTTTCAGCAAATACAAACGAGTGAGGACATATGCGAAAGCTTTTATGACAATTAGGATTAAATAGAGCATTTGACCTCACCTGCTTTCTTGTTTACTTAATTTCTTTTCTTTGAAATATAAAGATCCCTATAACCCAAAATAATAGAAAAGTTAAAATCGGAATTACTACAAGGAATACCATATCACTGCTGTCCAAGCTATCCACGATGCTGATGTCGTAGATCAACTTAAAAACAGAATGATTGAGTATGGGTTCGAAAGGTCATTGAAAGACTTGCCGCAGTTACGACAGAAATAGCGTTGTCTACCTCTGTACTTACGTTCCGCTTTACCTTTACGCTCCCGCAATGGATGCAGCCTAATCCTTCCTTAAAACGTGTTTCCCTAATGGTGGTAAACGCATCCTTCATATTCTCATCTTCGTTGGAAATGAAGTCTTCTTTTAATAGATTAAATAGCTTGATTTGCTCGTGTTTAGGTAAATCTGAAAAACTAGCATAAATCTTCCCACATCCTAAAACCCCTCCTGAAAGAGTATTTAATCACCTCTCAAAAGATGGTCAAAATAGCAACAATCTATACGAAAAGAGCCATTTCTTAAAATAGGTGTATGATTAACTATGATTTTAAAAAGTAGTTGTTGACGAATTAGGTCAACAATTCATCAACAACTATAATTAATGACCGTTCTGCCATTAGCACCTTGCTAAGGTGCTAAGTTTGGGTGGAATGCCGCCCATAGGTTCCCTTAGATAAATAATGAACAATAATGTACAAGTTATATGTGATTATAAGTTAAATTAGGCTTATCTCTTTTGTCATGAACAAAAGAAAATATTCAAAAGTGAGAAAGAGTATGTCAAAGGGTATGTCATCTCTTATTGGTTTACAAGTATCATATGGTCAACTTTTCATTAAGCGTGTTTATTCGATATTCACTTAATATAATACACCAGTTTAATGCCCATGAGGATTTCTATGGAAAAGCGTTATCTTGTTAAGCCTTATGGTGTTAAATATATGTGCGATATATTCCAGGCAGGTGAAATGAAGTTCACAGGGAGTTAATGGAATAGAAGCCTCAAAAGTAAAGAAAGAGGCTTATCCTATTGAATTTATAACCTAAATATTTCCACGCTTAGACTTTTGGTTTAGTCAGGGCAGCTCTGTTTCTCCCATTAAATAGCGGTCACATTCCCTTGCTGCTGCTCTTCCTTCGTTGATGGCCCACACGATCAAACTTTGCCCGCGACGGACATCGCCAGCAGCAAAAATCCCTTCGACATTTGTAGTAAATGTTCCATAATCAGCTTTGACGGTAGATCTATTATCCATTTCGACTCCAAGCTGCTTAAGGAAACCTTGTTCCGGTCCACTGAACCCGATTGCCAATAGAACGAGTTGGGCCTGCCATATTTTTTCTGTCCCGGGAACCTCTCTTCTGGCGCGCTGTCCGTTCTTATCTATAAATGTTTCCACATTAATCGTATGAACTTCCTTAACATGACCATTTTTATCACCGACAAACTTAGTTGTCATAACAGCATAAGCGCGAGGGTCCTTACCAAATACAGCGGCAGCTTCTTTTTGTCCGTATTCGATTCGATGGATGATCGGCCACTGAGGCCAAGGGTTATCCTCTTTCCGAACGTCCCCTTTTTTATGGTAAATATCAAACTGGGTCAAGCTTTTACATTGGTGGCGAACCGAAGTAGCGAGGCAGTCTGTACCTGTATCTCCGCCGCCAATGACAATGACATCTTTTCCTTTGGCAGAGATAAAATTTCCATCCTTATGATTCGAATCCAGCAGGCTTTTCGTATTTTGATGGAGAAAGTCCATGGCAAAATGAATGCCTTTCAACTCTCTTCCTTCTATTTTTAAGTCACGATGCTTGGCAGCTCCTCCACAGATCACAGCCGCATCAAAATCTTGTTGTAACTTTTCTAAAGGATAATCCTTTCCAACTTCTGTGTTTGTAACAAACGTAATTCCTTCTTCCTGAAGCAGCTTGACCCTGCGCTCCACTTTATGATAAGGAAGTTTCATCTCTGGTATCCCGTATGTCAAGAGACCTCCAAGCCGGTCATGGCGCTCAAAGACGTTGACATGATGGCCTGCTTTGTTGAGTTGAGCGGCACATGCTAATCCAGCGGGACCTGAACCTATGACAGCTACCCTCTTTCCCGTTCGAAAAGCAGGCGGCTCTGGTTTCACCCACCCTTCTGCAAATCCCTTTTCAATGATGGAGAGTTCAATGTTCCGAATGGCCACTGGTGGCTCATTAATGCCCAGGACGCACGCTCCTTCACAAGGGGCTGGACAAGCCATCCCTGTAAATTCCGGAAAATTGTTCATTTGATGTTCCCGCTGAAGAGCTTCCTGCCACTGTTCTTGATAAACAAGGTCATTCCATTCCGGTATCAAATGATAGACGGGGCAGCCAGACGTAATCCCATTGATCATTTCTCCTGTCTGACAGGTTGGTATGCCGCAATCCATACAGCGTGCCCCTTGTTGCTTTGCTTTTTCTTCCGGCATCGGAAGTGTGTATTCTTCCCAATCCTTCGTCCGTTCAAAGGGATCGCGTTCAGGCCGTGGCTCCCGCTCATATTCCATAAATCCAGTCGGCTTTCCCATTTACTCGCCTCCTATCTACTATTTCGCTGCTTCTACTTCTTTTTTACTTTCCTTAAAGGCTGTTAGTGCTGCATTTCTTTTATTTAGTCCGCTCGCTTCCAGTCTTTCAATTCTTCTCTTCATTTCTAAATCATCCTTAGGAATGACTTTTACGAAATTTGGCAGCATGGACTTCCAATAATCCAGTACTTTTTTTCCAAGCTCACTATTGGTGTATTGCACATGTTTTTCAATTAATTTGTACACATCATCGATTTCTTTTTGATCAGCCAGTGATTGCAGATCAACTTGTTCGGTATTACATTTTTCTCGGAAAGGCTCGCCACCTGTATCAAGAATATAAGCAGTTCCGCCTGACATCCCTGCAGCAAAGTTCTTTCCAGTTCCCCCTAAGACAATTGTCCGCCCGCCGGTCATATATTCACACCCGTGGTCGCCGATGCCTTCGACAACAACATCTGCACCACTGTTCCTTACGCAAAAACGTTCGCCGGCAAGACCGTTAATATACGCCTCTCCAGACGTTGCTCCGTAAAAAGATACGTTGCCAATGATCATATTTTCTGCTGCTTTGAACGTACTCTTGTCGGAAGGATGGACAATGATTTTCCCACCTGATAACCCTTTTCCTACATAATCATTGGCGTCACCGATCAACCTCATCGTTAAACCAGATGGGATGAAGGCTCCAAAGCTCTGACCGGCTGACCCTTTAAAAGTTAAGCGGATGGTATCTTCAGGCAGGCCATGCATGCCGTAACGCTGGGTAACCTCTTGACCAAGTATTGTTCCCGCTACACGATTAATGTTTCGAATGGAAAATGTTCCTTCGACAGCTTCCTGATGTTCGATCGCGGGCTTGCATAGAGGGATCAATTCTTGTACGTCCATCGATTTGTCCAGACCATGCACTTGCTCGGTCATTTGATACCAGCCAACTCCGTCTGGGATATCCGGCTGGTAAAGAAGCGGAGTAAGATCGAGTCCTTTAGCCTTCCAATGGTCTATTGCCTGATTCGCTTCTAATACATTGGTTCTGCCGACCATTTCATTTATGGTTCTGAATCCAAGCTCTGCCATAAGTTCACGCACTTCGGTGGCAATGAAGCGCATAAAGTTAACAACATATTCTGCTTTACCGTTATATTTTTTCCGCAGATCTTCATTCTGTGTGGCGACACCAACTGGACACGTATCGAGGTGACATACCCGCATTAAAATACAGCCGAGTACCACAAGAGGTGCAGTTGAAAAACCATATTCTTCTGCACCAAGCAGAGTAGCAATTACTACATCACGGCCTGTCATCATTTTGCCGTCTGTTTCTACAACAATACGGTCACGCAAGCGATTCATAAGCAAGGTTTGATGAGTTTCAGCTAGGCCAATTTCCCACGGAAGACCCGTGTGCTTCAGACTTGTGCGCGGCGCTGCCCCTGTTCCGCCATCATAACCGCTGATTAAAACAAGGTCCGCCCGTCCTTTTGCCACCCCTGCGGCAATCGTGCCTACACCGCCTTTTGATACGAGCTTAACACTGATCCGTGCTTTCGGATTCGCGTTCTTTAAATTATGAATCAACTCAGCCAAGTCTTCGATCGAATAGATATCATGGTGCGGCGGCGGTGAGATCAACCCGACACCTGGCGTTGATCCTCTAACTTCTGCAATCCATGGATAAACTTTTTTTCCAGGCAGATGACCTCCCTCGCCTGGTTTTGCTCCTTGAGCCATCTTGATCTGAATTTCATCCGCATTCACAAGATAATGACTGTTAACCCCAAACCTGCCTGAAGCCACTTGTTTAATAGAACTCCTTCGCAAATCTCCATTGGGATCCGGAGTGAAACGCTCCGGGTCTTCCCCGCCCTCGCCGGAATTACTCTTCCCCCCGATTCGGTTCATAGCAATGGCGAGCGTTTCGTGCGCTTCCTGGCTGATCGAACCATAGGACATGGCACCAGTTTTGAACCTCCTGCAAATGTCTTCAACGGATTCAACCTCATCTATTGGAATGCTGTCTCTTTTTTTGAAGGACAAAAGACCGCGGATGGATTGAAGATTCCGATTCGCATCGGTAAGCATGGCGGAATATTCTTTGAACCACTCATAATTATTCGTGCGGCATGCATGCTGAAGCTTATGAATAGTTGCCGGATTATATTGGTGATCCTCTCCGTTTTTACGCCACTGAAAGTCATCGCCGGAA harbors:
- a CDS encoding histidine kinase dimerization/phospho-acceptor domain-containing protein → MKIDIIYHDPNFEELAKEMNNLIDLKKQAEAVKRSTENELKQAISHISHDIRTPMTSILGYTVSRIG
- a CDS encoding glutamate synthase subunit beta — translated: MGKPTGFMEYEREPRPERDPFERTKDWEEYTLPMPEEKAKQQGARCMDCGIPTCQTGEMINGITSGCPVYHLIPEWNDLVYQEQWQEALQREHQMNNFPEFTGMACPAPCEGACVLGINEPPVAIRNIELSIIEKGFAEGWVKPEPPAFRTGKRVAVIGSGPAGLACAAQLNKAGHHVNVFERHDRLGGLLTYGIPEMKLPYHKVERRVKLLQEEGITFVTNTEVGKDYPLEKLQQDFDAAVICGGAAKHRDLKIEGRELKGIHFAMDFLHQNTKSLLDSNHKDGNFISAKGKDVIVIGGGDTGTDCLATSVRHQCKSLTQFDIYHKKGDVRKEDNPWPQWPIIHRIEYGQKEAAAVFGKDPRAYAVMTTKFVGDKNGHVKEVHTINVETFIDKNGQRARREVPGTEKIWQAQLVLLAIGFSGPEQGFLKQLGVEMDNRSTVKADYGTFTTNVEGIFAAGDVRRGQSLIVWAINEGRAAARECDRYLMGETELP
- a CDS encoding ABC transporter substrate-binding protein — protein: MKGKKLISSLLVSSALLSGCSFSSGESSSSEGDQLTIEVFQGKVEFKDQFEDLAEEYEKENPNVDIKISAVGGGSDYAGSLKTKFASGDEPEIFSIAGPTEAANYEQYLSDLSDTKAAELALEGSLDPVTKNGEVHGLPFNQEGYGFIYNKKVFEEAGIKPEEILTYEDLEKAVNELDSQKEQLGLEAVFAFPGKEKWVPGNHLSNVFLAPEFNQQVLKAFTAETVAFEKGKEFQRMIDLQTEYSVQPVLSLDYSQQVEEYFSLQKVAIIQQGNWIYPSVEQMDKAFAEKNIGIMPIPVEGSEGKLPVGIPNYWAVNNNSDEEVIEASKDFIDWMYTSEVGKEAVLKDFKFIPAYEGFDTEKIADPISKEIYQYSSNGDTTGWVFLGYPGVWGDYVGGNVQKYLSDKMTWEQLEEDSKQKWEELRK
- a CDS encoding LacI family DNA-binding transcriptional regulator yields the protein MVTISDVAKRSGLSKSTVSRVINNHPYISKEKRELVQKAMDELGYYPNPAARRLRGHLKSTIGVIVPRIINPFFSYLVNSIEQTAYQNNFQVLIFQSNENKEKELSFLNLLKTRQIDGVIMTSIENDAEIIHSYTQYGPILFCNEYLNNTDVPSIRVDQSQGAYIGIKHLIEKGHTKIAYCTGGLFAEDGKDKDRNQGYQKALNEAGISLNPNWIFIDQHSIEDGKSVLKQILTMDNCPTAIFTGSDEVAAGVMIEANDQGVPIPNGIAVIGFDDQPLAEMLHPKLTTIKQPISLLGEKAVEGLALMMQKNNTMPENIKLPVELITRKST
- a CDS encoding sensor histidine kinase — translated: MKKEYIETIKNSAGRLKILLEDFFELSIIEQADYPLKMEIVKFNSLIIEALFGFYEEFNRRNIEPEIHIPDNDIMIMVDPSAVKRVVENLVINTIRYSTGDVTIHLRRINSVVQLKISNSVHQLSKQEVNLMFDRFYKADQTRTGSGTGLGLSIAKSLMEKMDGIIYAELKDNQLTMICEWESKYS
- a CDS encoding putative immunity protein gives rise to the protein MFSDVEIKMKKKNKLLFSRDSICLQELKELIQLQNHRTLVMWALDCAKLPLDKFEAKYPDERRPRACLELCEDWARGKIKMPIAKRAILESHAVAKEIDDIEYGTLCQAIGHAGATIHVETHALGLPIYELTAIVNKYGKDDFREPVIEKIYYYYTRLLYWQENTDNLGLNWAGFLLDDDKPNKERLLSEKRDVDQ
- a CDS encoding homocysteine S-methyltransferase family protein; translated protein: MKRSLEQRLQDGPVICGEGYLFELERRGYLQAGSFVPEVALDNPQALKQTYRDYMLAGSDVVLAFTYNGHREKMRIIGKEDLLEPLNRQAIRLAKEVAQEHPEEEALVAGNISNTNLFNPDDPEAVEKTRSMFAEMIGWCKEEGVDFVNGETFYYYEEALIALEEIQKQNLPAVITFGLMGENILRDGYEVEEACRLLKEKGALVVGMNCFRGPATMQPYVEKIRNTVDGYVGALPIPYRTTEEHPTFFNLPDGSCACTLPTETTFPTSLDPLYTNRYELAEWAKEAHSIGVNYLGLCCGASPAMLREVAETVGRTAENSTYSPDMEKHFLFGSDDTLQDHITSYKTKA
- a CDS encoding histidine phosphatase family protein → MSTKLYLTRHGETLWNTKNLMQGWKDSPLTDRGINQAKQLSKRLLDVPLDAIYSSTSNRAVHTAEIIKGERPLEVFSFNSLREISFGIWEGKTLEENEKESPEEWLSFWETPHLFSSDNIESFVKVQDRMVKTVRSIVNKNRNENVLVVTHSIALKLLIDYFEKNTLQKLWSTSAIPSASLTLVKTNNEYYEVIYKFDTVHMDESKNSNCS